The following proteins are co-located in the Perca fluviatilis chromosome 22, GENO_Pfluv_1.0, whole genome shotgun sequence genome:
- the map3k15 gene encoding mitogen-activated protein kinase kinase kinase 15 isoform X2, which yields MDTVQSAQVTDMGGEHSAGVCLVERERGEVSSPCPPAKQRSLRVVYVLNDGLKSVMASSPESGALQCLQRACDSESALLTTVTFGRLDFGETSVLDSFYDADIAVVDMSDVFRQPSLFYHLGVRESFDMANNVILYHDTDPDTAQSLKDMVVQKNTATRPPALGFPWVQLPPEYRGSGLHNKASSGNYYFIPYIVTPNHEYMCCESDAQRRASEYMQPSWDNLLGPLCVPLTDRFTSLLKDIHVTSSASFKDTLLNDIRKAREKYQGEELAKELSRIKLRIDNTEVLTQDIVMNLLFSYRDIQDYDAMVKLVETLEMLPTCDLATQPMIQFHYAFALNRRNSPGDREQALRVMLQVLQSCEHPAPDMFCLCGRIYKDIFLDSDCKDTKNRVNAIQWYRKGFELQPTLYSGINLAVLLIVSGQQFESSIELRKIGVRLNSLLGRKGSLEKMNNYWDVGQFFTVSMLANDIPKATQAAEKLFKLKPPLWYLRSVVQNLQLIQRFKKQTVEHSPQRERLNFWMDIIVEATQGTTNRLRFPVLILEPTKVYQPSYVSINNEAEEKNVSIWHVSPPEMKGIHEWNFTAMSIKGISISKFDERCCFLYVHDNSDDFQIYFSTEEQCGRFCSMVKEMISDGTGNAVELEGEGDGDTLEYEYDTNETGDRVVLGRGTYGVVYAGRDVSNQVRIAIKEIPERDSRYSQPLHEEIALHKYLKHRNIVQYLGSVSENGYIKIFMEQVPGGSLSVLLRSKWGPLKEATIIFYTRQILEGLRYLHENQIVHRDIKGDNVLVNTYSGVLKISDFGTSKRLAGVNPCTETFTGTLQYMAPEIIDKGPRGYGAPADIWSLGCTIIEMATGKPPFHELGEPQAAMFKVGMFKIHPEIPESLSLEAKSFILRCFEPDPHKRAITSDLLKDTFVKHNAKGKKSKIAFKPSDYIHSVSLPVQLQFEATGSSSSEHGSVSPDCDSKHDVFFQKKKSSGSENLLKPTNSNYLSVPDEGSVSEDRSVPPSPEDRDGGLFLLKKDSERRAILFKVLNDDQAKVISNLKENYIQGSEELQLSVEHIKQIICILRDFIHSPERRIMAATISKLKLDLDFDSTSINQIQLVLFGFQDSVNKVLRNHHIKPHWMFAMDNIIRRAVQAAITILIPELQTHFGPASECEGAEKEDEVDEEEVEFGPVLAPQADDPVPTADPTHSAASTLNSAHSKEHQRSHHPLGAQLGRLKQETNRLLEELLQKEKEYQQVLKATLQQRAHDLELVRLRHRQPDISPPSIFHIPADHEPDKKLTDWLKEQGADTDTIDKFVLEEYTLTDILNDITKDDLQCLRLRGGVICRIWRAIQRHRERERLRGDERSKEDA from the exons ATGGATACGGTGCAGAGCGCACAGGTCACCGACATGGGAGGAGAGCACTCCGCCGGGGTGTGCTTGGTGGAGCGGGAGCGGGGCGAGGTGTCCAGCCCATGTCCACCGGCCAAGCAACGCTCCCTGCGGGTGGTGTACGTCCTGAACGACGGGCTGAAGTCGGTGATGGCCAGCAGCCCGGAGTCCGGAGCGCTGCAGTGCCTACAGAGAGCCTGCGACTCGGAGAGCGCGCTGCTCACCACTGTCACCTTCGGACGGCTGGACTTTGGAGAAACATCAGTTCTGGACAGTTTCTACGATGCAG ACATTGCGGTTGTGGACATGAGTGATGTGTTTCGGCAGCCCTCCTTGTTTTACCATCTGGGTGTGAGGGAGAGCTTCGACATGGCCAACAACGTCATCCTCTACCACGACACTGACCCGGACACTGCCCAGTCACTGAAG GACATGGTGGTACAGAAAAACACA gCTACTCGTCCTCCAGCATTAGGTTTCCCCTGGGTTCAGTTGCCACCAGAGTACAGAGGCTCTGGATTGCACAATAAA GCATCCAGTGGTAACTACTACTTCATCCCCTACATAGTGACTCCTAACCATGAGTACATGTGCTGTGAGAGTGACGCCCAGCGCAGGGCCAGTGAGTACATGCAGCCCAGCTGGGACAACTTGCTGGGGCCGCTCTGCGTTCCATTGACTGACCGCTTCACCAGCCTGCTGAAGGACATCCACGTCACATCCAG TGCTTCTTTTAAGGACACCCTGCTAAATGACATTAGGAAGGCCAGAGAGAAGTACCAGGGAGAGGAGCTGGCCAAGGAGCTTTCCCGCATCAAACTCCGAATCGACAACACGGAAGTCCTCACTCAGGACATCGTCATGAACCTGCTGTTTTCTTACAGAGACATACag GATTACGATGCCATGGTGAAGCTGGTAGAGACTCTGGAGATGCTGCCGACTTGTGATCTGGCCACGCAGCCCATGATCCAGTTCCACTACGCCTTTGCCCTCAACAG GAGGAACAGTCCTGGTGACAGGGAGCAGGCTCTCAGAGTGATGCTGCAAGTATTGCAGTCGTGCGAACATCCAGCACCGGACATGTTCTGTCTCTGTGGACGGATATACAAGGACATCTTCCTGGACTCAGACTGCAAAGATACCAAAAATAGGGTCAATGCTATACAGTg GTACAGAAAGGGTTTTGAGCTGCAGCCAACTCTCTACTCTGGTATCAACCTGGCTGTCCTGCTCATAGTTTCTGGCCAACAGTTTGAGAGCTCCATTGAACTGAGAAAAATAG GTGTGAGGTTGAACAGTCTGCTGGGGCGCAAAGGTTCCCTGGAGAAAATGAACAACTACTGGGACGTAGGCCAGTTCTttaccgttagcatgctagctaacgACATCCCTAAAGCTACTCAGGCTGCTGAGAAGCTCTTCAAACTCAAGCCACCTCTTTG GTATTTGCGGTCTGTGGTGCAAAACCTGCAGCTGATCCAGAGGTTTAAGAAGCAGACGGTGGAACATTCTCCCCAGCGGGAGAGGCTCAACTTCTGGATGGACATCATCGTGGAGGCCACGCAGGGAACCACCAATCGACTGCGGTTTCca GTGTTGATTCTGGAGCCAACTAAAGTTTACCAGCCGTCCTATGTGTCCATTAACAATGAGGCTGAAGAGAAGAATGTCTCTATTTGGCATGTTTCTCCTCCTGAAATG AAAGGGATCCATGAGTGGAACTTCACAGCAATGTCCATCAAAGGCATTAG CATCAGTAAGTTTGATGAGCGGTGCTGCTTCCTCTACGTCCATGATAACTCAGACGACTTCCAGATCTACTTCTCCACTGAGGAACAGTGCGGTCG GTTCTGTTCCATGGTTAAAGAGATGATATCTGATGGTACGGGGAACGCTGTGGAGCTGGAGGGGGAAGGAGACGGAGATACACTGGAG TATGAGTATGACACCAATGAGACAGGTGACAGGGTGGTGTTGGGGCGGGGCACCTATGGAGTGGTGTACGCCGGGAGAGACGTCAGCAACCAGGTCCGAATTGCCATCAAAGAGATCcctgagagagacagcag GTACTCCCAGCCCCTTCATGAAGAGATTGCCCTTCACAAGTACCTGAAGCACAGGAACATTGTTCAGTACTTGGGCTCGGTTTCCGAGAACGGATACATCAAGATCTTCATGGAACAAGTGCCTGGAG GAAGCCTGTCTGTGCTGCTGCGGTCTAAATGGGGTCCGCTGAAGGAGGCGACTATAATCTTCTACACCAGACAGATCCTGGAGGGGCTCCGATACCTGCATGAGAACCAGATCGTCCACCGAGATATCAAG GGTGATAATGTGTTGGTGAACACCTACAGTGGTGTCTTGAAGATCTCAGACTTTGGTACCTCGAAGAGGTTGGCAGGAGTCAACCCCTGCACCGAGACATTCACCG GTACTCTGCAGTACATGGCTCCAGAAATCATTGATAAGGGCCCTCGAGGGTATGGGGCCCCGGCTGACATCTGGTCCCTGGGATGCACCATTATAGAAATGGCCACTGGAAAGCCTCCCTTTCATGAACTGGGAGAACCACAGGCGGCCATGTTTAAG GTGGGCATGTTTAAGATCCACCCAGAGATCCCTGAGTCCTTGTCTTTGGAGGCCAAGTCGTTCATCTTGCGCTGCTTTGAGCCGGACCCTCACAAGAGAGCCATCACCTCGGACCTCCTCAAAGATACTTTTGTCAAACACAACGCCAAGGGCAAGAAGAGCAAGATCGCCTTCAAACCATCAg ACTACATACACAGCGTTTCGCTGCCGGTGCAGTTGCAGTTTGAGGCCACCgggagcagcagcagtgaacACGGCTCCGTGAGCCCAGACTGCGACTCCAAACATGATGTTTTCTTCCAGAAGAAGAAAAGCTCTGGCTCCGAGAACCTGCTCAAACCCACCAACTCCAACTATttgag tgttCCAGATGAGGGTTCAGTGTCGGAGGACCGCAGTGTCCCCCCCTCCCCTGAGGACAGGGACGGCGGTCTGTTCCTGCTGAAGAAGGACAGCGAGAGACGGGCCATTCTGTTCAAGGTCCTCAATGACGACCAGGCAAAAGTCATCTCCAACCTCAAGGAGAATTACATCCAG ggcAGTGAAGAGCTCCAGCTGTCCGTCGAACACATCAAGCAGATCATCTGCATCCTTCGAGACTTCATCCATTCCCCAGAGCGGCGTATCATGGCGGCCACCATCTCCAAGCTCAAGCTGGACCTGGACTTCGACTCCACCTCCATTAACCAGATACAGCTGGTGCTCTTTGGATTCCAGGACTCG GTGAACAAAGTCCTGAGGAACCATCACATTAAACCCCACTGGATGTTTGCTATGGATAACATCATCCGCCGAGCTGTGCAGGCTGCAATCACCATCCTCATACCAG AGCTGCAGACCCACTTCGGCCCGGCGTCAGAGTGTGAGGGAGCAGAGAAGGAAGACGAAGTGGATGAAGAGGAAGTAGAGTTTGGTCCTGTTTTAGCTCCTCAAGCTGATGACCCTGTGCCGACCGCTGACCCCACCCACTCTGCGGCCAGCACGCTAAACTCCGCCCACTCCAAGGAGCATCAGCGTTCGCATCATCCACTGGGTGCGCAGCTGGGGCGGCTCAAACAGGAGACCAACAG GCTGCTGGAGGAGCTGCTGCAAAAGGAGAAAGAGTACCAGCAGGTCCTGAAGGCCACACTGCAGCAGAGAGCACACGACCTGGAGCTGGtcagactcagacacagacaacCAG acatTTCACCTCCCTCCATCTTTCACATCCCAGCAGATCACGAGCCGGACAAGAAGCTCACTGATTGGCTGAAAGAGCAGGGGGCAGACACTGACACCATAGATAAG TTCGTGCTGGAGGAATACACACTGACCGACATTCTCAATGACATCACCAAAGATGACCTCCAGTGTCTACGTCTACG GGGCGGCGTCATCTGCCGCATCTGGCGGGCCATCCAGCGGCACCGAGAGCGAGAGAGGCTGAGGGGCGACGAACGCTCGAAAGAGGATGCATGA